The genomic interval GAAGCAGTACGCAGAATAAGTCTGAACGGAAATTTAACAGAAGAAGTGGTGCTGTGTTCAGGAGTGAAGCAAGGATGCCCTTGTCACCTATCTTGTTCAACTGTTCATTAGAGCCCTTAATGGAAATGTTGAGAAGGGATAGGGTGATTAAGGGTGTGGCTTTACCAGGGAGCGGAGGAAGAGAAATTAAAATGGTTGCATATATGgacaatgtaacaatattatgTATATCAGACCGTTCAATTAGAAGAGTGCTATGGCTGATTGAGTCCTTTTGTACAGGCTCTGGCTTTAAATTGAATGTGGAGAAGTGTGGGTGCCTTATCGGAGATTGGCAACATGAAGAGGTGGAAATCCATACGCAAAGAGAAGCCCTGAAGATATAAGGGGTAATGTTTGATGTAATTATACATGGTCGACGGAGCTGGGAAAGATGCttggataaaattaaaaaaggaaattaacagTGGCTGGAAAAGTCTTAGTGATAGTGCCTGTCATAATATTCCTGAGTGCGGTATATCCACCTGatgaaagaatgttaaaaaaaacttacaaggCCGATGTTCATTTTTATCTGTGGATCGAAGGCAGAGAAACTAAGAACTATTGTGCAGAAAACCTTCCAGAAAGGAGGCAAAGATGTGCCAAATTTGAAGGAATTCCTGTGGATGCATTTTCTTTCAAACTGTTAGAAGAAAATAAGAATGGAAGGATGCGACTGGgcatattttctgaaatatacTATTGGGTACAGCTGTTGGAAGAGAGGATGGATGTCAATGGAAGCAAACATGCCATGGTGCTTGACCCCACCTGGTCACTATATAATTATCGAGAAGACCATCAGAAGCTTTGAATTGGTGAGATTTGAAATAGACGTGTTGCTAGATCCCAGGAAAATAAGGAGAGCAACACAGAATGAGGAACAAGAATGCAGAGTTAAACATTTTTCGGAGGAAGTGTCAAAGTGGGACAAGGTGAACAAGTCTGCGCTGTCTAACGAGCTGAAAGATTTGGCGTGGCAAATTGTGCACGAATGTGTGCCCACAAAGGAAGCTGCGGAGTCCAAGACGTAGGGACCTACAAGGAATAAAGGAGAGGACGAAAAGAAGGTGAGAGAATGAAATGCTTACCTGTAAATAATTTGAGATGATATAAGTTATTTTGGTCTTTATTGGCAATAATAATGTAAACCAGGTTTTTATGATGATGAGATATATGTTGCCCTTTGGCTGAGCTGAGGGtgttttgtgttaataaaaatgtaaaaaaaaaaaaaaaatctacctttgCCCTTTTTAGGGGTGTCAAAGCTTTTTATGTGGAGACGGTGTAACTCTCTTGTTCTATCCAAGCTAATaggtcctggtgaggtaccctctGTTGGGACTGGTAGGATCATTGATTAAATTTGGCTTCACCtacttgctgctattgggttagAGGCTTAGCCCTTGCCAGGAACAAGTCTGCGATCACCCCTTTCCCCCACTTTTGTGTCACTACCTCGGTAGTGGACACTGAACTGCCTTTTCAAAGGCAAAAAACCTAAAGAAGCGGATCATCGACAGGAAGACACAGAGGAAACCGAAGCCAGAGGTGCCTGAGACAAAGAACTGCCGAAATGGCTCCAAGGAAATCAAGTGAGAAAAAGAAGCACATTGGACAGGCCCAAGCCAGCAATGTGCTAGAGGACGATGAGGGACTTTCCACCTCCGCCCCAGCAAGACCAGCCCCAGTTGCATCCACAGGAGCAGAGGCCAGCAGCGAGTGCCAGATAGCAGATGGGGTTCCAACCCTTGAACCCTGGATGAAGCAGACAGTCTTCCTGCAACTGAAGTAGGTGAACGGCCGCATCCCGGACAGCGGAGGTCTTTGGACGGAAGATGGTCATTGAGCAAGGGTTCACGAAGGCCGAGACCCTCTCCAACCAATCCTTCATGAGAGGTATCTTCTACATAACCTTTGTATCGTTACAGGTATGCAGGAGGTACTGGGAGAAAGTGAAGGCCGCAGAACCCGGATCCCCTTTCGGCAACTTTGTTGCCAACTCTCCCATTCAAAGGGACGAAAGGCGGGTCACAGTGTCAATGCACAGCCTCCACATTCCTGGACAAGAAATTGCCAGGTTCCTGAAGAGGTTTTGCACCGTGGTGAGGGAACCAGCCCGGATTGTGGATACCAACGGTTTCTGGACTGGAAAATGGACCCTCATCTGCAAGCTCAGGAGAGATGCCACCACGGGGGACCTCTTGCACTTGCCGCAATGCATCATTGTTGGCCCTTGCCCAGGGATCCTCCACTACGAGGACATGCCATGGACCTGCATAAGGTGCGGAGCAGCCGGCCACGTGGGTAAGGATTGTCCCGCTCTGTTTTGCAGACTCTGCTGTGCCACAGGGCATGAGTCCAAGGATTGCCCAAGGACCAAGATCTGCAATCTCTGCTGGGAAAAGTATCAGCTGGAATTTATTTCCACAGAAGACATCCCCTGTCTTCACAGATGGGAGAAGCAGAGTGCTGAGAGTGGCGGAGGTCTCCAGAAGTGCCCGCAGCTCTGAAGGTGGCCCAGCCCAATCTGTCCATCCAAGAAAAGTCGCTCAGGTAAGTCAGTGCTGCCAATTGGCGGGGCACAGAAGGCGGATGACTGCACCGGCCCTGTAAGAATGAATCCTGTTATGTCTGTTCCCCATGTCAGTCTTCCTC from Pyxicephalus adspersus chromosome 4, UCB_Pads_2.0, whole genome shotgun sequence carries:
- the LOC140329195 gene encoding LOW QUALITY PROTEIN: uncharacterized protein (The sequence of the model RefSeq protein was modified relative to this genomic sequence to represent the inferred CDS: inserted 2 bases in 1 codon; substituted 1 base at 1 genomic stop codon) gives rise to the protein MAPRKSSEKKKHIGQAQASNVLEDDEGLSTSAPARPAPVASTGAEASSECQIADGVPTLEPWMKQTVFLQLKXVNGRIPDSGXVFGRKMVIEQGFTKAETLSNQSFMRGIFYITFVSLQVCRRYWEKVKAAEPGSPFGNFVANSPIQRDERRVTVSMHSLHIPGQEIARFLKRFCTVVREPARIVDTNGFWTGKWTLICKLRRDATTGDLLHLPQCIIVGPCPGILHYEDMPWTCIRCGAAGHVGKDCPALFCRLCCATGHESKDCPRTKICNLCHIFRNCPHKVKTYAEVAREKMAGEVVPVIKTVEVMADQEVESALPAVESAQQHRDHYRDKTGTVPQVPHFILPVKNEDTYPLPQQLKDTPSSKQNNKRRVQTKSSTNLGIDFTGPYTDITGTDADFTGTDTDFTGTGTDTDTDFTDTGTDFTGTVTDFTGPDTF